The segment CTCGTCGTCAACAGCCAGCGCTGCAGGTTCATTGAGCGCAGCCTGACGTGCAGGGCCGCCATCACCGGAGAATCGGGCGTGACCAGTTCCGGCCAGCGTTGTCATGATGCCGGTTTCTGAATCGACCATCCGCACGCGATGATTCATGGTATCGGCGATATATAAATTTCCCTCCCGGTCCACGGCGACTGCCGTAGGGAAGTTAAGCTCCGCGCGCGCCGCGGGCCCATCGTCTCCGCCATACCGCTTGGGAGATGTGGAGGCTCGAGTCGTCCAATACCTGACGGTTCCGCTCAAATCGGCTTGCTGAGTAAATGTCATCGGACCGGCTTCTCCGGCACCATCGCCCAAAGGATCTTCATCCATAGGCTGGGCGGGTGAGTCCCGCTCCACCGCCGAGCGTATGTGGTCATCCCCGAACTTGCCGGCTACCGTTGAGATGAGACCGGTCGCACGCTCGACTTTGCGAACGACATGATTTTCTGAATCGGCCACATAGACATTGCCATGGCAATCGACTGTCACGCCCTTCGGCTCGTTCAAACGAGCCTGTCTTGAAGGTCCGCCGTCTCCCGTATAACCAGACTGGCCGTTGCCGGCGAGCGTTCCGATCATCCAAGTCGAAAGAATGGCTGCCATAGTTTCGAGCCGATGCTACCAAACTGATGAAAAACTATTTTCCCACAGGATGTTCAAAAAGGCCGTCCAGCGAGGCCGCAGCGAGCGAAGAGGTGAGGCGTACGCTTCGGTACGTTGAGCCTCTGAGCGACGCGAGAACAAAGCTGGCGGACGTTTTCAACATCCTGCTCTAATTCAAGTTTCGGACAATCGCCTCACCCATTTCCACAGTGCCGACGATCTTCGCTCCTGGACTCTGAATATCTTTGGTCCGATATCCAAGGTCGAGCGTTTTCAGGATGGCCTGTTCGATAGCTTCCGCTTCCTTCTCGAGATGAAAGGCATACGAGAGCATCATCGCCACCGAAGCAATCGTCGCAATGGGATTGGCGATATTTTTCCCCGCAATGTCGGGAGCGCTCCCATGAATCGGCTCAAAGAGGCCGACCTTGGCCCCGATACTTGCCGACGGCAACATCCCGATCGAACCGGTCAGCATCGCCGCTTCATCGCTCAGAATGTCTCCGAACATGTTGTTGCAGAGCAAGACATCGAATTGTCGCGGATTCCGCACCAGCTGCATTGCAGCGTTATCCACGTAGATATGTCCCAGTTCGACGTCCGGATAGGAGGCATGCACATCGATAACCACCTTGCGCCAAAGCTCGGACGATTCCAACACATTCGCCTTGTCGACCGAGGTAACCTTCTTCCGCCGTTTCCGAGCCGCCTCGAATGCAACCTTGGCGATCCGCCTGACTTCCTCCGTCGTATAGACTTCCGTATTGACCCCTCGCTCTTCGCCGTTCGGCAACTTTTCGATCCCCTTCGGTTTGCCGAAATAGATACCACCCGTGAGTTCGCGGATCACGAGGATGTCGATCCCCTCGACAACCTCGCGCTTCAATGTGGACGCATCAACCAGATTCGCATAGAGCTTGGCAGGCCTCAAGTTGGCATAGAGTCCTAAGGCTTCGCGGATTCCGAGCAGCGCGCGCTCCGGCCGCAGGCTGTACTCCAAGCTCTCCCATCGAGGCCCGCCGACGGCGCCGAGCAAGACGGCATTGCTTTGCTTGGCAAGCGCCAATGTGTCCTTCGGCAGCGGCACACCCACTTTATCGATCGCCTGCCCGCCGATATCGGCTGCGACAAACTCGAATGAGTGCCCGTACTTCTCGGCAATGACCTTCAAGACTTTCACGGCTTCGGGAACGATCTCGCGCCCGACTCCGTCACCGGCCAGCACTGCAATCTTGGCCTTCACTATCGCTCCTTTCGATGACTCAATCGGCTCATGGCCTATTCCAGTATGGTTTCGTCTTCCATCCGCCAGGCCGGATCAACGAGACACAAGAACTCGACATCGCTCTCCCCGGTATTTTCGACGAACTGTTGTCCTCCCGGCGGCACGTAGATGGTCGTGCCGGCTTCGACCAGCGTGACCTGGTTGTCGATCGTGAAGCGGCCCCGCCCTGAAATGAAGTAATAGACTTCCGATGAGGCCAAGACGTGGCGCTTCGATCGTTGACCGGACGGTAATGTCCCGTGGGCAAGACTATAGTTCAATTTGAGCTGATGCTTGGCAGGATGAAAAATCTCCCGCAAGCGAGTATCATCTCCCGCCAGAAACTCGGGGCGATCCGCCGGCGTCACCTTAAACAAGGACAAGCTCCCTCAATCTCTCAGACCTCACCAGGGAAAGCGAAACTGTACCGTGGAGATCCGCGTCAAATCAAGTTCACCTTCTGCTCGCCTTGCGCCTGTTTCGTCGCCAGATAAGCCAACTTATTCAGGGCACTGATGTATGCCCGAGCAGACGCCGTGATGATATCAGTATCGGCACCGTGGCCTGTGACCGTCCGACCATCCTCCTGCACGCGCACCGATACTTCCCCTTGTGCATCGGTCCCACCGGTGATGGCTTTCACGACATACATCAGCAACTTGCTCTTCGTCTGCGTCATGGCGGCAATGGTGCGGTACACGGCATCCACCGGCCCATCGCCGGTCCCGGTTTGAGCGGTGGGTATGCCGTCGATTTCCAATTCGACTGTGGCTGTAGGGACCCGATCCGTTCCGCTCGATACTTGTAGCGCCTTTAAGACGATGCGTTCGGCCATCTTCGACAACTCTTCGGAGACAATGACTTCGAGATCTTCCTCGAAAATCTCCTTCTTTTGGTCTGCAAGTTTCTTGAACCGCTCGAAGGCGTGGTTGACCTCTGCCTCACCGAGCTTGTAACCCAACTCTTCCAGACGCTGTCGGAAGGCATGACGCCCTGATAACTTGCCCATCACCATCTGGCTTTCAACCAATCCGATCGATTCCGGGCGCATAATTTCATAGGTCGTCTTCTCTTTGAGCAAGCCATCCTGATGAATGCCCGACGTATGGGCAAAGGCGTTCGCCCCCACGATCGCCTTATTGGGTTGCACCACCATCCCTGTGATCTTGCTGACCAAACGACTGGCTTTCGCAATTTCCTCGGTTCGGATACGAGTATCCGCTCGGTAAAAATCCGTTCTGGTGCGGAGTCCCATCACGATCTCTTCCAGGGACGTATTGCCCGCGCGCTCTCCGATTCCGTTGAGCGTGCATTCCACCTGGCCAGCTCCATTCATGATTGCCGCCAAACTGTTTGCCACCGCGACACCGAGATCGTTGTGGCAGTGGACGGAAATCACGGCTTGTTCGGCATTGGGAACCTTGTCGCAAATCCCCCTGATCAGTGCGCCGAATTCCTGTGGAACGGCGTAGCCTACCGTATCAGGAATATTCACAGTGCCGGCTCCGGCAGCGATGACCGCCTCAATGACCTCGTAGAGGAACGAGGGATCCGATCGGCTCGCATCCATCGGAGAGAATTCGACATCGTCAACATAAGTCCGCGCCCGCTGGACCATCTCCACGGCACGCTGTTTAGCCTGTTCCCGCGTCATCCGAAACTGGTGCTTCAGGTGAATATCGGACGTAGAAAGAAACGTATGGATACGGACCTTCGGCGCACCTTTCAAAGCCTCCCATGCTCGATCGATATCTTCCGGTCGAGCCCGCGCCAGACTGCAGATCGTCGGACCTTCGACTTCCTGAGCGATACGTCGCACCGCTTCAAAATCTCCGGGTGAACTATAGGCAAATCCCGCTTCAATAATATCGACGCCGAGCCGCGCCAGTTGTTTGGCCACCATGACCTTTTCTTCCACATTCATACTGGCGCCGGGCGACTGCTCGCCATCTCTCAAGGTTGTGTCGAAAATTCTGATCATGCGTGTCATGGTTGACCTCCGATACAAGCTGCTCAAAAAGTCCTTCCGGCAAGGCCGCAAGGAGTGAGAACCCCGAGGCGTACGTTTTTGGTACGTTGAGGGGTTCGAACGACTGAGAACGAAGCGGGAAGGCTTTTTCAGCAGCTTGAAAATAGAAAAGCCTTCGTCCCATCAGAGACCCAGGGACGAAGGCTTCACGCACTCCGTGGTACCACCCTGATTCAGCCTGAAGACCGACCGGTCGTCAGACCCTTGATTCTGCCTCTTGCGGAGGCAAGGCGGAATCTCCTACTTCATGTTCGGAGATTCGGCTCGGAGGCGAGTTCGGCGGCGTCTAGGCTGGTTTGCACCACCCACCAGCTCTCTACAGAATGTTCACCACCCTGTTTCTGGACGGCTCGCGTACTACTCCTCGTCTTAGCCTTTCACAACCCTTTCAGTTCCTCCTGCTGTTGTTCGCCGTTATGAGTTGGATTCGATCGGTGGCGACTCCACTTTTCCGAGGCCTTTTTTCCCGGCTGCCGGAGCAACCAACCAAAAGACCTTTTCGACCGGCCCCATCGATGCGTAGCCAGCAAAGATGACAAATAACATAACCGCCGGCCAAGCCGCCACCATCATCAGCGTAAGAATACCCCATACCAGGTAAGTGATCTGCCGGTGGCCCTTGAATTTCAGTTCCTTAAAGCTGCGATACTTGATCGTGCTGACCATTAGAAACGAGAGCGCCAACGTCATGAGCAATACCACGATCGGCCTGACGTCCCCTCCCATCTTGAGGAGGTTATGATCAAAGACCACCAGTGACGCCACCACCCCGGCAGCGGCTGGAATAGCCAGACCGGTAAAGTACTTCCCGTCCGACTGCGTGACGGTAGAGTTGAATCGTGCCAACCGCACGGCTCCCATGGCCACATAGGCAAACATCACGGCCACGCCGAACGTACCCTGTCCGCTCAACGCCCAGGAGTAAATTAACAAACCTGGTGCGACACCGAACGACACGACATCAGACAGCGAGTCATACTCCAGCCCGAACTGGCTCGTACTGTTGGTCAGTCTGGCCGACTTCCCATCCAAGACATCAAAAATCATCGCAACAAGAATTGCAATGGCCGCTTCCAGGTAGTTGCCGTTGAACACGGACAGTATCGCAAATACACCGCAAAACAAATTGCCGGTGGTAAACAGGTTCGGAATCAGATGCATGGCGGCTTTCCGCCGTTTCCCATCTTTCCCAAAGGAATTCTTGAATCCCGCCGTTTTCATGGTAATTCTCCCAGGATGGTTTCTCCACCCTTCACCCGTTCACCAACGGCCACTCGGAGTTTAGTGCCCATCGGCAGAAAGGTATCCATGCGCGATCCGAAACGGATCAACCCATATCGTTCACCACGGATGGCTCGATCCCGTGGCGAGATCCAACACACAATACGCCGAGCGATCAATCCAGCCACTTGCACACAAAGAACCTTCATGCCTTCATGCGTCTTGATCATCACGGCGTTCTGTTCGTTCCTCAACGTAGCCTCTGGCTTGCTGGCGACCAAAAACAGACCTGGTTGATATTGCACATCTTCGATCACTCCATCACAGGGAGTCCTATTGATGTGCACATCGAAGACATTTAAAAAGATCGTTACCCGGAAGCTGCGTTCTTTCAGGTATCGCGGCTCGAACTCTTCCTCGACGGCGATCACTTTCCCATCTCCGGGAGCGACCACAAGATTCGGGCCCTGCGGTATGACTCTGGCCGGATTGCGAAAGAACCAGGCAGAGAACAGCGTTGCGATGCCACCGAGAAACGCGACGGCCGGCCAGCCCAGCAATGCAGTTGCGAGTGTCACGCCGGCGGGAACCGCGATGAACGGAATTCCTTCCTTGGCGAAGGGGACGCCGACCGCACGATCTGCCACAGTATTGCCTCACAGTATGAGAGTGGTCAAACGGGCTGTCTACTCCTACCCGCACCTCGACATGCCAATACGGGTCTCTCCGCAGCCAAGACCACCCTCTGTGAAAAGGCGGTTGCACTTCTCATCGTACATTGCACCTTTTGAACGATGCAAGAACGAAGCTGCCAGTCTGTCCTAGTTCTTAGTTTTATCGACGAGCTGATCCTTCTTCAGCCAGGGCATCATCCCCCGAAGCTTGGCTCCGACGGCTTCAATGGGGTGAGATTCGCCTTTGGCAAGGAGCGCGTTGTAGACCGGTCGATTGGCTTGATTCTCCAAGACCCATTCTTTGGCAAACCGTCCTGTCTGGATCTCTTCGAGAATCCTCTTCATCTCCTGCTTCGTCTGTTCGGTCACCACACGCGGACCTCTGGTCACATCACCGTATTTCGCCGTTGTGCTGATCGAGTAGCGCATGTTGGCGATCCCGCCCTGATAGATCAAGTCGACGATGAGCTTCACTTCGTGGAGGCATTCGAAGTAGGCCATCTCCGGCGAGTACCCGGCTTCGACCAGGGTCTCGTACCCGGCCTGGATCAGCGACGTCAGCCCTCCGCAGAGCACGGCTTGTTCGCCGAAGAGATCGGTCTCGGTTTCCTCGCGAAAATTCGTCTCGATGACACCCGCGCGTCCACCGCCGATCGCGCTCGCGTAGGCCAATCCGACCTGCTTTGTGGTGCCGCTGGGGTCCTGATGGATCGCCAAGAGGCAAGGCACCCCGCTGCCTTTCGCATACTCGGAACGAACAAGATGTCCCGGCCCTTTCGGGGCTACCATGAAGACATTGATGGAGGCCGACGGCACAATCTGTCCAAAGTGAATATTGAAACCATGACCGAACGCCAAATAGGATCCCGCCTTAAGATTGGGGGCCACTTCCTGTCGATAGATGGCGGCCTGCGCTTCATCGGGTGCCAGAATCATCACGACATCGGAAGTCTTCACGGCATCGCCGACGGGCATTACTTTTAGCCCGCTCTGCTCGGCCTTTTTCCACGAGGCGCCCTCACGCAACCCGATGACGACCGACACACCGCTTTCTTTGAGGTTCAACGCATGCGCATGGCCCTGACTCCCATAGCCGATCACGGCCACGGTCTTGTTTCGGATCTGTTGAATATCGGCATCCTTCTCGTAGTAAATTTTCATGACCAGCCCTTTCGCTCATTTTATTTTTATATAGCAAGTCTTCGAGTCCCAGCAGGATGCTACTCGCGCGCCACTTTCTTCGCTTGGACGGCAACGGAACGGACCGGTTCGCGCGCGACGGCAACCCGACCGGTGCGGACCAACTCTTTGATCCCAAGCGGCTGAAGCAAGTTGATGATCGCTTCAATCTTCTTGGGATCTCCCGAGACTTCGATGGTGTAGGTGCTCGGCGTCGAATCGACGACGTTCGCCCGAAAGATATCCACGATTCTGAGCGCCTCGGCTCGATCCGCATCCTTCGTATGCACCTTGATGATCGCCGTCTCTCGTGAAACAAACTCCGTTTCGTTCAAGTCCACGACCTTGATGACATCGATGAGTTTATTCAGCTGCTTCACGATCTGCTCGATGATCCGCTCATCACCCGATGTCACAATCGTCATCTGAGACATGGATGGATCAAGCGTCGGAGCGACCGACAGACTCTCGATATTGAATCCACGGCCGCTGAATAAGCCGGCGACCCGTGACAGCACCCCGAACTTATTCTCCACAGTCACTGAGATGATGTGTTCCATCTATTAATAGTGCTGAGTGTAATAGTGCTGAGTGCTGAGTCACTACACTCAGCACCCACTACTCAGGACTTCCTTTATGCCGTTAACACCGTATCTTTATCTTCCGGCGTCACCTTCGCCGTACCGGATTGTTTCTGCTTCAACTCAGGCGGATCCTCAAGGAGCATCTCATGGTTACAGCCACCGGCCGGGATCATCGGATAGCAATTCTCATAGGGATATGTCGGCACATCCACTATGACGGGTTTATCCGTCGCCAAGGCTTCTTTCAAGACGGCATCCAGGTCGCCGACCTTCTTGACTCGCAAGCCGACCGCTCCATACGCATCCGCCAATTTGACAAAATCCGGCGTGGTATCCAGATAGCTCGACGCGTAGCGGCCTTCGTAGAACAGGTCCTGCCATTGTCGCACCATGCCGTGAAATCCGTTGTTCAAGATGACGATCTTTACCGGCAGCTTGTTCACCACCGCCGTGGCCATTTCTTGCATGTTCATCTGGACGCTGCCGTCTCCCGCGATACACAGGACCAGTCGGTCACGAAAGGCAGCCTGCGCGCCCATCGCTGCGGGAAATCCAAACCCCATGGTGCCAAGTCCGCCTGATGTCAACCATCGATTCGGTTTCGTCAACTTGAAATACTGTGCGGCCCACATTTGGTGTTGTCCGACATCCGTCGAGACGATCGGATCCCGATCCTTGGTCAATTCATACAGTCGCTTGACCACCTGTTGCGGCTTGATCGGCCCGTCTTTCTCTTGGTGAAACGTCAGGGGGTGGGCCTGTTGCCATTCTCGGATCTGATCCCACCAGGGCTTCCGGAGGTCTTTCTGCTCGCCATTGACCGTCGCGCGCAAGATCTGATTCAACTCACGGAGCACCGCCCTGCAATCGCCGACGATTGGAATATCGACGTGGATGTTTTTCCGAATGGAGGTCGGATCAATATCGACATGGATCACTTTCGCATAGGGACAGAACTCCGACACCTTTCCCGTTACCCGGTCGTCAAACCGTGCCCCGATGGCGATCACCAGATCGGAATAATGCATGGCCATGTTGGCTTGATACGTCCCGTGCATCCCGAGCATCCCCAGGGACAGAGAATGCTCTCCCGGAAACGCGCCAAGGCCCATCAGCGTCATGTCCACCGGAATCTGTGTCGTCTCAGCCAGCTCAAGCAGTTCCTGTGAAGCTCCGGAGAAGATCACCCCACCACCGACATAGAGAATCGGCTTCTTGGCCTTCATGATCGCTTCGGCTGCCTGTTTGATCTGCCATTTATTCCCCTCGTAGGTCGGATTGTACCCGCGAATCGAGACGGAATTCGGATAGATAAACTCGGCTTTGGCCATCGATACGTCTTTCGGGATATCCACCAAGACCGGGCCTGGACGGCCGGTCGTCGCGATATAAAACGCCTCTTTGATCGTTGCCGCCAAGTCGTTCACGTCTTTGACGAGAAAATTGTACTTCGTGCAGGGTCGGCTCAACCCCACGTTGTCGGCTTCCTGAAAGGCATCGTTCCCGATCAAACTGGTCGGGACTTGGCCGCTGAAGCAGACCACCGGGACAGAATCCATATAAGCATCGGCCAATGCCGTAATGACGTTGGTCATGCCGGGACCGGAGGTGACCAGACACACACCGGCCTTCCCGGTCGCCTTCGCATATCCTTCCGCCATATGACCCGCGCCCTGTTCATGGCGCGTCAAGATCACTTCAATATCTTTCTGCTGGTGAAGCGTATCGAAAATCTTCAACACAACTCCGCCAGGAAGCGCGAAGACGGTCTTCACTCCTTCCCGCTTCAGGCATTCAATGAAGATTTCAGCACCGGTGAGTTTCATGGCAACTCCTTCCAACCGCAAGCAGAAGGTCTACTGTCGATGGTGAAAGCTTAAAACGGTACCCCTCACGAAGCACGCATCATCGTGCAGAAATGTTTTTAAAATCAAGGGGAAAGATTTGAGATCCTAGCATCCTTACCATGGACCGTCAATACAGGGCTGCGCGAACCCCTGAGACGGAGTACGTTGAAGTGTTTGAATACGAGGAAACGTCATCGAAAAAAGTGCGTGGATGGAAGACCTATAAGCCGGATTCTGTCCCGCAAAGAAGTGTCCCCTTTGCTTGGATGATCATTTCTCTGGGATTCGAGTTGCCTCGAACCTCAAGCGACCTACCCGAAGACCTCGACCGGGCCAGTCGGTGTGCGGAGATCCATAAAGAGCCCGCATATGTCTTCCTATTTGGCCTTGCACCGGGCGACGCTTACCGTGCCGGTGATGTCACCACCACCGCGGTGGGCTCTTACCCCACCGTTTCACCCTTGCCTGAGCCGCAGCGACCAGATGGGATCTCATCGCCTTGGCCATCGGCGGTTTGATTTCTGTGGTGCTGGTGTCGGATTGCTCCGCCTGGGAATTACCCAGCGCCCTGCCCCCGGAGTCCGGACTTTCCTCTCGATGGGAACCCACCGAGCGACCATCCAGTCTTCCACCCACGCTGGGTCAGTATAAAAAATGATGCAGGTCGGTAACAAGCAGACGGACCAATCCCTCTTAACTATAGGCCACCAAGCTGCAAGAGCCGTTACCTGCCCCCGACTTCTGGTAGAGGGGCCGCCGGCATGGGGGTCCTTTTCTGATAGATGGCCATGGCCTCAGGCATCCACTCTTTCAATTGGTCAATTCTGGTGTCGTGGCTCGGATGGGTCGACAAGAATTCTGCCGGACCTTCACCGCCCGATACCTCCGCCATCCGTTCCCAGAGTGCAACCGATTCACGTGGATCATACCCGGCATCCGCGGCTAAAAGAATTCCCACGTAATCTGCTTCCGACTCATGTTTTCGGCTAAAAGGAAGCAGCAGGCCGACCTGCGTTCCTGCACCGAGCGCCGCCATCGTCGCCTGACTAAGTGCAGGATTCTTACTACTCATCCCGACTGCCGCACCGACGACTTGAAGCCCGATCTTCGCGACTTGCCCTTGACTCATGCGCTCCGCGCCATGGCGAGCCAAGGCATGCACCACTTCATGCCCCATCACCGCCGCCAAGCCGGCTTCCGTTTTGGCCATGGGGAAAATACCCGTGTAGACCGCCATTTTTCCACCAGGCAGCGCAAAGGCGTTCGCCGTTTTGTCATCTTTGATGACCGTGACTTCCCACTGAAACTGTTGCGCCATCTCTGCGTATTTCGACCGTTTCGCGGCCTCCACGATCCGAGCCGCCACCCGTTTCACCGGTTCAACCTCTCGCGGATCTTGGGAAGGTCTCATTTTTGGATCGCTTTTGACCTGATTGTACGCCTGAGCCCCCATTTGCATTTCCTGGCTGACCGACGTCATCAGTAGTTGTGACCGGCCTGTATAGGGGTTGGTTTCGCATCCTGCGAGGCTGATTCCCCACATCAGGAGACAGATGAGTATCGTTGTGCATATGAGCTTCTGTGCACGCATCATCAATCCTCCAACCGAAATCCGATCCGACAGATCCCCGCGCGATTGACCACCATGAATTCGATTGGTAGATTACCGCGCCCTAGGAGGGACTTCTAGAGGAACCGCGAGCCCCATGACAACAGCGTCACATCCCCGCAACACGATTGAACGCATCGGCATCGACGAATCCGGGAAGGGCGATTACTTTGGACCCCTCGTCATCGCAGCCGTATTCGTTGATGGGACCACCCAAGGCGAATTGAATCTGATGGAGGTCCGCGACAGCAAGAAAATTTCCGACGGCCGAATCTTGGAAATGGCTCCCGACATTAAGGCCATTTGCCCGCACAGCGTCATCGCTATCGGGCCGAAGAAGTATAACGAACTCTACACCAAGATCAAAAATCTTAATCGCTTGCTCGCCTGGGGCCATGCCAAGGCGCTTGAAACCTTGCTCGAACGAGTGACCTGTGATCGGGCCATCTCTGATCAGTTCGGAGACGAACGGC is part of the Nitrospira sp. genome and harbors:
- a CDS encoding 2-isopropylmalate synthase translates to MTRMIRIFDTTLRDGEQSPGASMNVEEKVMVAKQLARLGVDIIEAGFAYSSPGDFEAVRRIAQEVEGPTICSLARARPEDIDRAWEALKGAPKVRIHTFLSTSDIHLKHQFRMTREQAKQRAVEMVQRARTYVDDVEFSPMDASRSDPSFLYEVIEAVIAAGAGTVNIPDTVGYAVPQEFGALIRGICDKVPNAEQAVISVHCHNDLGVAVANSLAAIMNGAGQVECTLNGIGERAGNTSLEEIVMGLRTRTDFYRADTRIRTEEIAKASRLVSKITGMVVQPNKAIVGANAFAHTSGIHQDGLLKEKTTYEIMRPESIGLVESQMVMGKLSGRHAFRQRLEELGYKLGEAEVNHAFERFKKLADQKKEIFEEDLEVIVSEELSKMAERIVLKALQVSSGTDRVPTATVELEIDGIPTAQTGTGDGPVDAVYRTIAAMTQTKSKLLMYVVKAITGGTDAQGEVSVRVQEDGRTVTGHGADTDIITASARAYISALNKLAYLATKQAQGEQKVNLI
- a CDS encoding M48 family metallopeptidase — translated: MMRAQKLICTTILICLLMWGISLAGCETNPYTGRSQLLMTSVSQEMQMGAQAYNQVKSDPKMRPSQDPREVEPVKRVAARIVEAAKRSKYAEMAQQFQWEVTVIKDDKTANAFALPGGKMAVYTGIFPMAKTEAGLAAVMGHEVVHALARHGAERMSQGQVAKIGLQVVGAAVGMSSKNPALSQATMAALGAGTQVGLLLPFSRKHESEADYVGILLAADAGYDPRESVALWERMAEVSGGEGPAEFLSTHPSHDTRIDQLKEWMPEAMAIYQKRTPMPAAPLPEVGGR
- a CDS encoding cupin domain-containing protein, whose protein sequence is MSLFKVTPADRPEFLAGDDTRLREIFHPAKHQLKLNYSLAHGTLPSGQRSKRHVLASSEVYYFISGRGRFTIDNQVTLVEAGTTIYVPPGGQQFVENTGESDVEFLCLVDPAWRMEDETILE
- the pssA gene encoding CDP-diacylglycerol--serine O-phosphatidyltransferase; translation: MKTAGFKNSFGKDGKRRKAAMHLIPNLFTTGNLFCGVFAILSVFNGNYLEAAIAILVAMIFDVLDGKSARLTNSTSQFGLEYDSLSDVVSFGVAPGLLIYSWALSGQGTFGVAVMFAYVAMGAVRLARFNSTVTQSDGKYFTGLAIPAAAGVVASLVVFDHNLLKMGGDVRPIVVLLMTLALSFLMVSTIKYRSFKELKFKGHRQITYLVWGILTLMMVAAWPAVMLFVIFAGYASMGPVEKVFWLVAPAAGKKGLGKVESPPIESNS
- the ilvN gene encoding acetolactate synthase small subunit is translated as MEHIISVTVENKFGVLSRVAGLFSGRGFNIESLSVAPTLDPSMSQMTIVTSGDERIIEQIVKQLNKLIDVIKVVDLNETEFVSRETAIIKVHTKDADRAEALRIVDIFRANVVDSTPSTYTIEVSGDPKKIEAIINLLQPLGIKELVRTGRVAVAREPVRSVAVQAKKVARE
- the leuB gene encoding 3-isopropylmalate dehydrogenase — its product is MKAKIAVLAGDGVGREIVPEAVKVLKVIAEKYGHSFEFVAADIGGQAIDKVGVPLPKDTLALAKQSNAVLLGAVGGPRWESLEYSLRPERALLGIREALGLYANLRPAKLYANLVDASTLKREVVEGIDILVIRELTGGIYFGKPKGIEKLPNGEERGVNTEVYTTEEVRRIAKVAFEAARKRRKKVTSVDKANVLESSELWRKVVIDVHASYPDVELGHIYVDNAAMQLVRNPRQFDVLLCNNMFGDILSDEAAMLTGSIGMLPSASIGAKVGLFEPIHGSAPDIAGKNIANPIATIASVAMMLSYAFHLEKEAEAIEQAILKTLDLGYRTKDIQSPGAKIVGTVEMGEAIVRNLN
- the ilvB gene encoding biosynthetic-type acetolactate synthase large subunit, with translation MKLTGAEIFIECLKREGVKTVFALPGGVVLKIFDTLHQQKDIEVILTRHEQGAGHMAEGYAKATGKAGVCLVTSGPGMTNVITALADAYMDSVPVVCFSGQVPTSLIGNDAFQEADNVGLSRPCTKYNFLVKDVNDLAATIKEAFYIATTGRPGPVLVDIPKDVSMAKAEFIYPNSVSIRGYNPTYEGNKWQIKQAAEAIMKAKKPILYVGGGVIFSGASQELLELAETTQIPVDMTLMGLGAFPGEHSLSLGMLGMHGTYQANMAMHYSDLVIAIGARFDDRVTGKVSEFCPYAKVIHVDIDPTSIRKNIHVDIPIVGDCRAVLRELNQILRATVNGEQKDLRKPWWDQIREWQQAHPLTFHQEKDGPIKPQQVVKRLYELTKDRDPIVSTDVGQHQMWAAQYFKLTKPNRWLTSGGLGTMGFGFPAAMGAQAAFRDRLVLCIAGDGSVQMNMQEMATAVVNKLPVKIVILNNGFHGMVRQWQDLFYEGRYASSYLDTTPDFVKLADAYGAVGLRVKKVGDLDAVLKEALATDKPVIVDVPTYPYENCYPMIPAGGCNHEMLLEDPPELKQKQSGTAKVTPEDKDTVLTA
- the rnhC gene encoding ribonuclease HIII → MTTASHPRNTIERIGIDESGKGDYFGPLVIAAVFVDGTTQGELNLMEVRDSKKISDGRILEMAPDIKAICPHSVIAIGPKKYNELYTKIKNLNRLLAWGHAKALETLLERVTCDRAISDQFGDERLILNALQEKGRTIVLEQRTKAESDLAVAAASILARAEFLLRLKRLSAEVGTTLPKGASPAVELAAKMIIKKHGRDRLDSVAKLHFKTTQAILARLI
- the ilvC gene encoding ketol-acid reductoisomerase, with amino-acid sequence MKIYYEKDADIQQIRNKTVAVIGYGSQGHAHALNLKESGVSVVIGLREGASWKKAEQSGLKVMPVGDAVKTSDVVMILAPDEAQAAIYRQEVAPNLKAGSYLAFGHGFNIHFGQIVPSASINVFMVAPKGPGHLVRSEYAKGSGVPCLLAIHQDPSGTTKQVGLAYASAIGGGRAGVIETNFREETETDLFGEQAVLCGGLTSLIQAGYETLVEAGYSPEMAYFECLHEVKLIVDLIYQGGIANMRYSISTTAKYGDVTRGPRVVTEQTKQEMKRILEEIQTGRFAKEWVLENQANRPVYNALLAKGESHPIEAVGAKLRGMMPWLKKDQLVDKTKN
- a CDS encoding phosphatidylserine decarboxylase family protein; this encodes MADRAVGVPFAKEGIPFIAVPAGVTLATALLGWPAVAFLGGIATLFSAWFFRNPARVIPQGPNLVVAPGDGKVIAVEEEFEPRYLKERSFRVTIFLNVFDVHINRTPCDGVIEDVQYQPGLFLVASKPEATLRNEQNAVMIKTHEGMKVLCVQVAGLIARRIVCWISPRDRAIRGERYGLIRFGSRMDTFLPMGTKLRVAVGERVKGGETILGELP